From the genome of Cytobacillus firmus, one region includes:
- a CDS encoding zinc-binding dehydrogenase — protein sequence MKAVIHEGKAGLAGLSYGEIEKPEPGAGEVRVKLKTAGLNHRDLFVLNRHKPEDPALVIGSDGAGIIDAVGDGVADMKSGDEVIINPGLGWKEKSEAPPAGFEIVGLPFHGTFAEYIIIPAENAAPKPGYLTWEEAGVLSLAALTAYRALFTRGKLQAGMKVFIPGIGGGVATFLMQFAKAAGASVYVASRSEEKCRRALEIGADKALNSSEEWTEALGGEKVDLVIESVGPATFNKSLEILRGGGTIVTFGSSTGDVLELNLRSLFYAQQNMLGSTMGSAEEYHEMLHFIEKHQIRPVLDQAFHLEQYEQAFEKIANAEQWGKIAFKISE from the coding sequence ATGAAAGCGGTCATTCATGAAGGTAAAGCCGGTCTTGCCGGGTTATCTTATGGTGAAATTGAAAAGCCTGAGCCGGGTGCCGGCGAAGTCAGGGTGAAATTAAAGACGGCAGGGCTGAACCATCGGGATTTATTTGTCCTGAACCGCCACAAGCCGGAAGATCCTGCGCTTGTCATCGGTTCAGACGGAGCGGGAATTATCGACGCAGTCGGAGATGGCGTTGCAGACATGAAGTCAGGCGATGAAGTTATCATCAATCCCGGACTCGGCTGGAAGGAAAAAAGCGAGGCACCCCCAGCCGGCTTTGAAATCGTCGGCTTGCCGTTTCATGGGACATTTGCGGAATACATCATAATTCCGGCTGAAAACGCTGCACCCAAGCCAGGGTATTTAACCTGGGAGGAAGCGGGTGTCCTTTCCCTGGCAGCACTAACCGCCTACAGAGCATTATTCACTAGAGGAAAGCTTCAGGCAGGCATGAAGGTGTTCATTCCCGGAATTGGAGGGGGTGTGGCAACCTTCTTAATGCAATTCGCAAAAGCGGCAGGGGCATCTGTGTATGTGGCTTCACGTTCAGAGGAAAAATGCCGAAGAGCTTTAGAAATTGGTGCAGATAAAGCCTTAAACAGCAGTGAAGAGTGGACGGAAGCCCTTGGCGGGGAAAAGGTGGATCTTGTCATTGAATCTGTTGGCCCGGCTACATTTAATAAATCTCTGGAAATCCTTCGGGGTGGCGGTACCATCGTAACATTTGGCTCCTCTACAGGGGATGTGCTGGAACTCAATCTCCGCAGCCTTTTTTACGCTCAGCAAAACATGCTTGGTTCAACAATGGGAAGTGCAGAGGAATACCATGAAATGCTCCATTTTATTGAAAAACATCAAATTAGGCCGGTTTTGGATCAGGCATTTCACCTGGAACAATATGAACAGGCTTTTGAAAAAATCGCAAACGCGGAGCAATGGGGGAAAATTGCTTTCAAAATCAGCGAATAA
- the tyrS gene encoding tyrosine--tRNA ligase: MDNFFEKLTAQQKLETERQLEIYCNGAQEILPKAELKNKIAKSIFQNQPLKIKLGLDPSAPDVHIGHTVVLNKLKQFQDNGHVIQLIIGDFTGKIGDPTGKSAARNQLTDEEVKHNAKTYFEQFSKVLDMDKVDLHYNSAWLSDLQLEDVIRLSASITVARLLERNDFSERLATGKPISLHEFFYPLMQGHDSVVLESDIELGGNDQHFNVLMGRHLQEHFQKEKQVVILMPLLEGLDGKEKMSKSKNNYIGVDEDPNNMYGKTMSIPDELIVKYFNLATDLPVTEKQQIAEELENGTLHPRDAKMLLGRTIVRMYHGAAEAEKAEQHFQTIFQKGAMPDEIPETEWRGEGEMFITDLIAGLGLLSSKTEARKMIAGGGIRLNGEKVSDAKLLVKITDGLVLQAGKRKFVKLRLN; this comes from the coding sequence ATGGATAATTTTTTCGAAAAATTAACAGCCCAACAAAAGCTTGAAACAGAGAGGCAGCTTGAGATTTACTGCAATGGTGCCCAGGAGATTCTGCCAAAAGCCGAATTGAAGAATAAAATAGCCAAATCCATTTTTCAAAATCAGCCTTTAAAAATTAAGCTGGGTCTTGATCCCTCTGCTCCGGATGTCCATATCGGCCATACGGTCGTGCTGAATAAATTAAAGCAGTTCCAGGACAACGGCCACGTCATTCAGCTGATCATTGGCGATTTTACAGGGAAAATTGGAGACCCGACAGGGAAATCTGCAGCCCGAAATCAGCTCACAGATGAAGAAGTGAAGCATAATGCCAAAACCTACTTCGAGCAATTCAGCAAAGTGCTGGACATGGATAAAGTCGACCTTCACTACAACTCAGCATGGCTTTCTGACCTCCAGCTTGAAGACGTTATCCGCCTGTCTGCAAGCATAACGGTTGCCCGCCTGCTCGAACGAAATGACTTTTCAGAGCGCCTGGCCACAGGTAAGCCGATCTCGCTTCATGAGTTTTTCTACCCGCTGATGCAGGGCCACGACTCGGTTGTTCTCGAAAGTGATATCGAGCTTGGCGGAAATGACCAGCATTTCAATGTCCTGATGGGACGCCATCTGCAGGAGCATTTTCAAAAAGAAAAGCAGGTTGTCATCCTGATGCCGCTCCTTGAGGGCCTGGATGGCAAAGAGAAAATGTCCAAATCGAAAAACAATTACATCGGTGTCGATGAGGATCCTAATAATATGTATGGCAAAACGATGTCCATTCCGGATGAGCTGATTGTAAAATACTTCAATCTCGCAACAGATTTGCCGGTGACCGAAAAACAGCAAATCGCGGAAGAACTGGAAAACGGAACTCTTCATCCGCGTGACGCCAAAATGCTCTTGGGAAGAACAATTGTCCGCATGTACCATGGTGCAGCTGAAGCCGAGAAAGCCGAACAGCATTTCCAAACCATTTTCCAAAAAGGAGCCATGCCGGATGAGATCCCGGAAACCGAATGGAGGGGTGAGGGTGAAATGTTCATTACCGACCTGATTGCCGGCCTTGGCCTGCTTTCATCCAAAACAGAAGCAAGAAAAATGATTGCAGGAGGCGGCATCCGTTTAAACGGAGAAAAAGTCAGCGATGCAAAGCTGCTCGTGAAAATTACAGACGGATTAGTTCTTCAGGCAGGAAAAAGAAAGTTTGTGAAACTGAGGCTGAACTAG
- the map gene encoding type I methionyl aminopeptidase — translation MIVKNEEELAKLKKIGKIVAEIRDAMIEKTKPGVTTKELDDLAGELFEKHGAISGPKGEYDFPGFTCISVNEEVAHGIPGSRIIKEGDLVNIDVSGSKDGYFADTGLSFVVGKDEKLQKLCDAAQEAFDEGLKKLKPGGKLSLVGKTVHKVAKNNGFNVIMNLTGHGVGRSLHEKPDHILNYFDPWDKQLLREGMVVAFEPFISSGDEEVREMSDGWTFVTPNKSHVAQCEHTVVVTKEGPIILTK, via the coding sequence ATGATTGTAAAAAATGAAGAAGAATTAGCAAAACTGAAGAAAATCGGTAAAATTGTCGCGGAGATTCGCGATGCGATGATTGAAAAAACCAAGCCAGGCGTAACAACCAAAGAGCTTGATGATTTAGCCGGAGAACTGTTTGAAAAACACGGAGCTATTTCAGGCCCTAAAGGAGAATACGACTTTCCAGGCTTTACTTGCATAAGCGTGAACGAAGAAGTGGCCCATGGCATTCCCGGAAGCCGCATAATAAAAGAAGGCGATCTTGTAAACATTGATGTTTCCGGATCAAAGGATGGCTATTTCGCAGACACAGGCCTATCATTTGTCGTTGGTAAAGACGAGAAGCTGCAAAAGTTATGTGATGCGGCACAGGAAGCTTTTGACGAAGGCCTGAAAAAATTAAAGCCGGGCGGCAAGCTGAGCCTCGTTGGTAAAACGGTTCATAAAGTCGCAAAAAACAATGGATTCAATGTAATCATGAATCTGACCGGCCACGGTGTAGGCCGCTCCCTTCATGAGAAGCCGGACCATATCCTGAACTATTTTGATCCATGGGATAAGCAGCTGCTAAGAGAAGGAATGGTTGTAGCCTTCGAACCGTTTATCTCAAGCGGAGATGAAGAAGTAAGAGAAATGAGCGACGGCTGGACGTTTGTCACACCTAATAAAAGCCATGTCGCCCAATGTGAACATACCGTTGTTGTCACAAAAGAAGGACCCATTATCTTAACGAAATAA
- a CDS encoding nucleotidyltransferase family protein yields the protein MLIKTEEDIVKMVKQDKWMMAILTAAKSLDLPDWWVCAGFVRANVWDTLHGFSKRTHLPDVDVVYYNKCDLSEETEKELESKLKYLLPKVPWSVKNEARMHLINDLSPYISSVDAISKFPETATALGLKLDDKNNIILTAPWGIEDLLALKIKPTPMFAEDSKLFGVYLERIEKKNWKLLWPGIEEIQGRNQ from the coding sequence ATGCTGATTAAGACTGAAGAAGATATAGTGAAGATGGTAAAGCAGGACAAATGGATGATGGCCATCCTAACAGCTGCAAAGTCTCTAGACCTCCCTGACTGGTGGGTCTGTGCCGGCTTTGTGAGGGCAAATGTCTGGGATACTCTTCATGGATTCAGTAAAAGAACTCACTTGCCAGATGTGGATGTCGTTTATTATAACAAGTGTGACCTTAGCGAAGAAACGGAAAAAGAACTGGAGTCTAAGCTTAAATACCTTCTGCCCAAAGTGCCATGGTCAGTGAAAAATGAGGCAAGAATGCATCTCATTAATGACCTTTCCCCATATATATCATCAGTGGATGCGATCTCAAAATTTCCTGAAACGGCGACTGCCCTTGGATTAAAGCTTGATGACAAAAACAATATTATATTAACTGCTCCATGGGGGATCGAGGACTTGCTTGCCCTTAAAATAAAGCCAACACCTATGTTTGCTGAAGATAGCAAGTTATTTGGAGTTTACCTGGAGCGAATTGAAAAAAAGAACTGGAAATTATTATGGCCAGGGATTGAAGAAATTCAAGGAAGAAACCAATGA
- a CDS encoding NUDIX hydrolase yields MDTEILNIFDDNRKQIGVASREEVHQKGHWHETFHCWFVSREHDQEYIYFQYRSIDKKDYPGLLDITAAGHLMSHESVMDGMREVEEELGIHVDFADLVPLGVIEYIAEKENFIDKELAHVFLYDSVHALEEFNPQLEEVTGIYRIALEDFYELWFEAREHIKAEGFQVERDERITSAITVRKEDFVPHEDYYYRRVLHSIREMEREHAD; encoded by the coding sequence TTGGACACAGAAATTCTCAATATTTTTGATGATAACCGAAAACAAATCGGTGTAGCTTCTCGTGAAGAGGTCCATCAAAAAGGCCACTGGCATGAAACTTTCCATTGCTGGTTTGTTAGCAGGGAGCATGATCAGGAATATATTTATTTTCAATACCGCAGCATTGACAAAAAGGATTACCCCGGACTTCTGGACATAACCGCTGCAGGCCACCTTATGAGTCATGAATCTGTCATGGACGGCATGAGGGAAGTGGAGGAAGAACTGGGGATTCATGTTGATTTTGCGGACTTGGTGCCGCTGGGTGTCATTGAATATATTGCAGAGAAAGAAAATTTTATCGACAAAGAACTGGCGCATGTATTTCTTTATGACAGCGTCCATGCACTGGAGGAGTTCAACCCGCAGCTGGAAGAGGTAACAGGAATCTACCGGATTGCTCTGGAGGACTTCTATGAGCTTTGGTTTGAAGCAAGAGAACATATTAAGGCAGAAGGGTTTCAGGTTGAAAGAGACGAAAGAATCACCTCTGCCATTACAGTGCGCAAAGAGGACTTTGTTCCGCATGAGGATTACTATTACAGGCGCGTACTGCATTCAATTCGGGAGATGGAGAGGGAACATGCTGATTAA
- a CDS encoding GNAT family N-acetyltransferase: MIEYKVDIEGISPDMLDGFFDGWPNPPSPEKHLKLLKNSTKIVLAVDRDKHAVAGFITAISDGVLSAYIPLLEVLPEYQQQGIGQKLVTRMLEELDGIYMIDIMCDPELQPFYEKFGMIKSSGMVQRNYHNQSGKQ; encoded by the coding sequence ATGATCGAATATAAAGTGGATATAGAAGGAATATCACCAGATATGCTGGACGGTTTTTTTGACGGGTGGCCAAATCCGCCGAGCCCTGAAAAACATCTGAAGCTTTTAAAAAACAGCACGAAGATTGTGCTTGCTGTTGACCGCGATAAACATGCAGTGGCCGGATTCATCACAGCAATCAGCGATGGAGTGCTATCTGCCTACATTCCCCTGCTTGAAGTACTGCCTGAATACCAGCAGCAGGGAATCGGCCAAAAGCTGGTCACCCGAATGCTTGAAGAGCTGGACGGCATTTACATGATCGATATTATGTGCGACCCTGAATTACAGCCGTTTTATGAAAAGTTCGGAATGATCAAATCTTCGGGAATGGTGCAGCGTAATTATCATAATCAATCAGGAAAGCAGTAA